A single region of the Garra rufa chromosome 20, GarRuf1.0, whole genome shotgun sequence genome encodes:
- the LOC141294215 gene encoding uncharacterized protein: MDSIHLTLILIGISVFFPRKGALEKLDEPVLFGPSAALDGSFVDFYCEIPGKPLNLSVEYELYVEMNPGKVIGTLSSLSGQMATFPLKISTQHEGRLICKASGHNDTDIESSFSEGWDFRVIVPVEGVRIISHPSNKNIWEGQTLTLQCNKTKGTYVSYDWFWNDAPVQMPYDSSDNTLIIHRVSAKNTGKYICVGSNQFNDTMIFNSSSDILTVDVKEYVSKPEISIEVVKLDDGGYKAVITCQSKKGTPLNTFSLLNYTDLMITETTDRTSVFFNVPIELNRYMGQMRCNASNEGNWVLSESVSLIVESVGGAVTMTPFTHVGLDFQVVGLVLRCKVERGTFPHYSWFLNNSRLVGRGGFYAVAWSDESVLSLAVGRDSAGVYHCQASDRFDNSTSIRSTKMLISKEVLNTVSPLVAIVVFTSFALLNVAVISCCIYGVFLRRRYSRKYPLIEERSKMEITDKQEAEDEEDEDEDYLMLEGFEEDAVQADRMSDSAEDEDQSVDESVLYEGAVSE; the protein is encoded by the exons ATGGACTCAATACACCTTACACTGATTCTCATAG gtatttcagtgttttttccAAGGAAAG GTGCTCTGGAAAAGCTTGATGAACCGGTTCTGTTTGGTCCGTCTGCTGCATTAGACGGTTCATTTGTGGATTTTTATTGTGAGATTCCAGGGAAGCCGTTGAATTTATCTGTCGAATATGAGCTGTATGTCGAGATGAACCCGGGTAAGGTGATTGGGACTCTCAGCTCCCTGTCTGGACAAATGGCCACTTTTCCTCTGAAAATCAGCACTCAACATGAGGGTCGACTCATCTGCAAGGCCAGTGGACACAATGACACAGATATTGAGAGCTCATTCAGTGAAGGCTGGGACTTCAGAGTCATTG TTCCAGTGGAGGGAGTGAGGATCATTTCACATCCTTCCAATAAGAACATATGGGAAGGACAAACTTTGACCCTCCAGTGCAACAAAACCAAAGGAACGTACGTCTCCTATGATTGGTTCTGGAATGACGCACCAGTTCAGATGCCGTACGACAGCAGTGACAACACTCTGATCATCCACAGGGTTTCTGCAAAAAATACTGGCAAATACATCTGTGTGGGATCAAACCAATTCAATGACACAATGATCTTCAACTCCAGCAGTGATATCCTGACTGTGGATGTCAAGG AATATGTGTCAAAGCCTGAAATCTCCATTGAAGTTGTGAAGCTTGATGATGGAGGTTATAAAGCCGTCATCACGTGTCAGTCTAAGAAGGGAACGCCGCTCAATACCTTCAGCTTGTTGAACTACACAgatctcatgatcactgaaacgaCTGACAGAACCAGTGTGTTCTTTAACGTGCCCATCGAGCTGAACCGCTACATGGGGCAAATGAGATGTAACGCCAGCAACGAGGGGAACTGGGTTCTGAGTGAATCGGTCAGCTTGATCGTGG AGTCTGTAGGAGGCGCTGTAACGATGACACCCTTCACACATGTGGGTCTGGACTTCCAGGTGGTCGGCTTAGTGCTGCGCTGTAAGGTGGAGCGGGGAACGTTTCCACATTACAGCTGGTTCCTCAACAACAGCAGGCTGGTGGGCCGAGGAGGTTTTTACGCAGTGGCCTGGTCAGACGAATCCGTTCTGTCTTTGGCTGTAGGCCGAGACAGCGCTGGAGTCTACCACTGCCAAGCTTCAGACAGATTTGACAACAGCACCAGCATCCGCAGCACAAAGATGTTGATCAGTAAAGAGG TACTAAACACCGTCTCTCCTTTGGTTGCGATCGTTGTTTTTACCTCGTTTGCCCTGCTGAACGTCGCTGTGATTTCATGCTGTATTTATGGAGTGTTTCTAC GGAGAAGATACTCAAGAAAATACCC ACTCATCGAGGAACGCAGTAAAATGGAAATCACCGATAAACAGGAAGCTGAAGATGaggaagatgaagatgaagattaTCTA aTGTTGGAGGGTTTTGAAGAAGACGCAGTCCAAGCTGACAGAATGAGTGACTCTGCTGAG GATGAAGACCAATCCGTAGATGAAAGTGTCCTGTATGAAGGCGCCGTTTCCGAATAA
- the syngr2b gene encoding synaptogyrin-2b translates to MESNSVAYGASLAGAGFDLIKFIKQPQTIIRFLSWVFAIVVFASVTAEGYVNSSAEHQVKCVFNRNDGACHYGVGIGVIAFLACVAFLLADALLPSMSNAQERKYVVMADLGFSGAWTFLWFVCFCLMADQWSKTQDTSGIPTDAVHAIIAFSFFSIGSWGALTYFALVRFRQGVADATQNYADPAGDPTSPYPTTYTPPTYPSFQNTGQDIYQQPPFVPNPDPSGQSSYQPPVY, encoded by the exons ATGGAGTCGAACAGTGTGGCGTACGGAGCCTCTCTCGCCGGAGCGGGATTCGATCTCATCAAATTCATCAAACAGCCGCAAACTATCATACGGTTCCTCAGCTGG GTGTTTGCCATTGTGGTGTTCGCCTCCGTAACCGCTGAAGGTTACGTGAACAGCAGCGCTGAACATCAGGTGAAGTGCGTCTTCAACAGGAATGATGGAGCCTGTCATTACGGTGTGGGCATCGGCGTCATCGCCTTTCTGGCCTGCGTCGCCTTCCTTTTGGCCGATGCGCTCCTGCCTTCGATGAGCAATGCTCAGGAGAGGAAGTACGTGGTGATGGCTGATCTGGGCTTCTCAG GTGCCTGGACGTTCCTGTGGTTTGTGTGTTTCTGTCTCATGGCGGATCAGTGGTCAAAGACCCAAGACACCAGCGGCATCCCTACAGACGCCGTCCACGCCATCATCGCCTTTTCATTTTTCTCCATTGGATCATGG GGAGCGTTAACTTACTTCGCTCTGGTGAGGTTTCGTCAGGGCGTTGCAGACGCGACCCAGAACTACGCCGATCCGGCGGGGGATCCCACGTCACCGTATCCTACAACCTACACGCCTCCCACGTATCCGTCCTTCCAGAATACTGGTCAAGACATCTACCAGCAGCCACCCTTCGTACCAAACCCTGACCCGTCCGGCCAAAGCAGCTACCAGCCACCTGTCTACTGA